One region of Streptomyces davaonensis JCM 4913 genomic DNA includes:
- a CDS encoding MarR family winged helix-turn-helix transcriptional regulator: MDQAAHHAAEQGSLLLQDQLCFALYAASRSVTTRYRPLLEELGLTYPQYLVMLVLWDQDSVSVRELGTALQLESSTLSPLLKRLEAGGLIHRERRSDDERSVAIRLTQAGADLREKARTVPLAIGEAMGLTPEQDTTAKHLLRLLTANVTRN, translated from the coding sequence ATGGACCAGGCCGCGCACCATGCCGCAGAACAGGGCTCGCTCCTGCTCCAGGACCAGCTGTGCTTCGCCCTGTACGCTGCATCGCGGTCGGTCACCACGCGCTACCGGCCGCTGCTGGAGGAGCTGGGGCTGACCTACCCGCAGTACCTGGTCATGCTGGTGCTGTGGGACCAGGACTCGGTCTCCGTCCGCGAGCTGGGCACCGCGCTCCAGTTGGAGTCCAGCACCCTCTCCCCTCTGCTCAAGCGTCTGGAAGCCGGCGGCCTGATCCACCGTGAGCGGCGCTCCGACGACGAACGCTCCGTCGCGATACGCCTCACCCAGGCCGGTGCGGATCTCCGCGAGAAGGCCCGCACCGTCCCCCTGGCCATCGGCGAGGCCATGGGCCTGACCCCCGAGCAGGACACCACCGCCAAACACCTGCTCCGCCTGCTCACCGCGAACGTCACCCGCAACTGA
- a CDS encoding cupin domain-containing protein, whose protein sequence is MRLVNHERNAMDLRTTPVHLGLGSRAKPVEGFTWDPEVLQAYSVAVAADGAEGRMVMIFDGDGLGDHWENHPAGDELVVCLSGSVTITRDVDGVPDRVLLGPGEATINPAGVWHVVDMQGPTSALAITATLGTDHRPRTDTRPTERVGTPSPEQTP, encoded by the coding sequence ATGAGACTCGTCAACCACGAACGCAATGCCATGGACCTGCGGACCACCCCCGTGCACCTCGGACTGGGATCGAGAGCTAAACCCGTCGAGGGCTTCACCTGGGACCCGGAGGTGCTCCAGGCCTACAGCGTCGCGGTCGCGGCAGACGGCGCCGAGGGCCGGATGGTGATGATCTTCGACGGCGACGGGCTCGGCGACCATTGGGAGAACCACCCTGCAGGCGACGAACTGGTCGTTTGCCTCAGCGGGTCCGTGACGATCACCCGCGACGTGGACGGGGTACCCGACCGCGTTCTGCTCGGGCCGGGCGAGGCCACCATCAACCCGGCCGGGGTATGGCACGTGGTCGACATGCAGGGGCCGACGTCCGCCCTGGCCATCACGGCAACCCTCGGCACCGACCACCGTCCTCGGACCGACACCCGCCCAACCGAACGCGTCGGCACTCCCAGCCCGGAGCAAACGCCGTGA
- a CDS encoding transcriptional regulator, which translates to MKLPEQPGGDPPQRRGCPPEPICESAGLAHRTWLEPVRSRLVASGLTLDDLVSRSGYSKAHLSELLRGKGYYPGWEITYSVVRALEIPVGPLLRLWKAAAVEADKNTAWIRSRIRDVRTDVVEEPPVAHLGLTQAMWRPYTASAQVFLQSEPRARQAVGETFDILWLTWDQATASPDTPRHAWQLLRSTVLSRTPKRPAGHPDLRAAAFCTTAQAEAGDLGERLARIDIHARFFDAIARLPADQMDITVLRYLCGIAPGAIPGIVGLSPAITHTLDHHARGALNELFPDTDTQE; encoded by the coding sequence GTGAAACTGCCCGAGCAGCCCGGAGGGGATCCTCCTCAACGTCGCGGCTGCCCACCGGAGCCGATCTGTGAGAGTGCCGGTCTGGCGCACCGGACGTGGCTGGAGCCCGTCCGTAGCCGGCTCGTCGCGAGCGGCCTGACGCTCGACGACCTCGTCAGCCGCTCCGGCTATTCCAAGGCCCACCTGTCGGAACTCCTGCGGGGCAAGGGCTACTACCCCGGCTGGGAGATCACCTACAGCGTGGTCCGTGCGCTGGAGATCCCCGTCGGCCCGCTGCTGAGGCTGTGGAAGGCGGCCGCCGTGGAGGCCGACAAGAACACGGCATGGATCCGTAGCCGGATCCGTGATGTGCGCACCGACGTGGTGGAGGAACCGCCCGTCGCCCACCTGGGACTCACCCAGGCCATGTGGCGGCCCTACACCGCCTCCGCGCAGGTCTTCCTCCAGTCCGAGCCCCGGGCGCGGCAGGCGGTGGGGGAGACCTTCGACATCCTCTGGCTCACCTGGGACCAGGCGACCGCCAGCCCCGATACGCCCCGCCACGCCTGGCAGCTGCTGCGCTCGACGGTCCTGTCCCGCACCCCCAAGCGGCCCGCCGGACATCCCGACTTACGGGCAGCGGCGTTCTGCACGACCGCCCAGGCCGAGGCCGGCGACCTGGGCGAGCGTCTGGCCCGCATCGACATCCACGCACGGTTCTTCGACGCGATCGCCCGCCTGCCCGCCGACCAGATGGACATCACCGTCCTGCGCTACCTGTGCGGCATCGCCCCGGGCGCCATCCCGGGCATCGTCGGCCTGTCCCCGGCCATCACCCACACCCTGGACCACCACGCCCGAGGGGCACTGAACGAGCTCTTCCCCGACACCGACACCCAGGAGTGA
- a CDS encoding SGNH/GDSL hydrolase family protein: protein MTTRIACLGDSLTRAQFSVDYLDLLGRRRPPGDVQLARFGANGDFAYNLLQRLDAVVTNPPDVITVLIGTNDARASLAGYPVEQAMKRKQLPDRPSAGWFQQCLGAVVARLRAETDATIGLLSLPVLGQQLDGAAAQASQAYSRMISEVAAANEVAYLPLHERQIEELRQADPPPISYREVTPAAAVGVLVQHAVLRRSLDTISRRRGLVLTTDHIHQNSRGASFIAEVIDAGLLTQSA from the coding sequence GTGACAACGCGTATCGCGTGCCTCGGCGACAGCCTCACCCGCGCGCAGTTCAGCGTCGACTACCTGGATCTTCTCGGACGACGCCGCCCTCCCGGTGACGTGCAGCTTGCCCGTTTCGGCGCCAACGGCGACTTCGCCTACAACCTCTTGCAGCGCCTCGATGCTGTCGTCACGAACCCACCCGATGTGATCACCGTGTTGATCGGGACCAACGACGCCCGAGCGAGCCTTGCCGGCTACCCCGTCGAGCAGGCCATGAAGCGCAAGCAGCTCCCTGATCGCCCGTCGGCAGGCTGGTTCCAACAGTGCCTGGGAGCCGTCGTCGCACGGCTGCGAGCGGAGACCGACGCGACGATCGGTCTGCTGTCGCTACCGGTACTCGGGCAACAACTCGACGGAGCAGCGGCACAGGCATCGCAGGCGTACAGCCGGATGATCTCCGAGGTCGCTGCCGCCAACGAGGTGGCCTACCTTCCGCTCCACGAACGCCAGATCGAGGAACTGCGCCAAGCCGACCCGCCGCCGATTTCATACCGGGAGGTGACGCCCGCAGCGGCCGTCGGCGTCCTCGTCCAGCACGCAGTGCTGCGCCGCAGCCTCGACACGATCTCGCGGCGGCGAGGTCTCGTGCTCACGACCGACCACATCCACCAGAACAGCCGCGGCGCCAGCTTTATCGCTGAGGTCATCGACGCCGGTCTGCTGACCCAGAGCGCGTAG
- a CDS encoding AraC family transcriptional regulator: MEDHTATGIGARPAPVLRQYVDSYVGFDLRGLPSGVHCGPPSRALTAVISLADPLEVAAGVDDGSPVTRFGSVAGGLMCRSVAIHHDGRQQGVQVSLTPLGARAIYGMPAAELAHRLVPVDEILGALAVELVDRLRSATTWAARFTALDELLLRAVSRGACGDHVRWVRPEVAEAWRRLVAARGCVQVGAVAAELGWSRRYLTERFRGEVGLSPKTFARVLRFEHAHELAAAQDPLPWGDVAAVSGYADQAHLVRDWRQFTGRSPTAWRRSEVLLGAG, from the coding sequence ATGGAGGACCACACGGCCACCGGAATCGGTGCACGTCCGGCGCCCGTCTTGCGGCAGTACGTCGACTCGTATGTCGGCTTCGACCTCCGCGGGCTCCCGTCGGGGGTGCACTGCGGCCCGCCGAGCCGCGCGCTCACCGCGGTGATCAGCCTGGCAGATCCTTTGGAGGTGGCGGCGGGCGTTGACGACGGGTCACCGGTCACCCGATTCGGCAGCGTGGCCGGCGGTCTGATGTGCCGGTCCGTCGCGATTCACCACGACGGACGCCAGCAAGGTGTTCAGGTATCGCTGACACCGCTCGGGGCCCGGGCCATCTACGGCATGCCCGCCGCCGAGCTCGCCCACCGACTGGTCCCAGTTGACGAGATTCTCGGAGCGCTTGCCGTCGAGCTGGTCGACCGGCTCCGATCGGCGACAACATGGGCGGCACGGTTCACCGCGCTGGACGAATTGCTCCTGCGAGCTGTCAGCCGTGGCGCCTGCGGCGACCATGTGCGCTGGGTGCGCCCCGAGGTAGCCGAGGCGTGGCGCCGCCTCGTCGCCGCGCGGGGTTGCGTCCAGGTTGGTGCGGTCGCCGCGGAACTCGGCTGGAGCCGTCGGTACCTCACCGAGCGGTTTCGCGGTGAGGTGGGCCTGTCCCCGAAGACCTTCGCCCGAGTCTTGCGCTTCGAGCACGCGCACGAACTGGCGGCGGCGCAGGACCCGCTCCCGTGGGGCGATGTGGCAGCCGTCTCTGGCTACGCCGACCAGGCCCATCTCGTTCGGGACTGGCGCCAGTTCACGGGCCGATCGCCGACGGCCTGGCGTCGCAGCGAAGTCCTCCTCGGAGCCGGGTAG
- a CDS encoding alpha/beta hydrolase — protein MSETTTRPVLEPAAAAFAEATANPPYLFDLGPAEGRKTVDEVQSGEISKPEIAEEWVTVQGSPTGSVRARIIRPADAEGTLPVIVYIHGAGWVFGNAHTHDRLVRELAVGARAAVVFPEYDLSPEARYPVAIEQNYAVAQWIVREGAANGLDATRIAVAGDSVGGNMSAALTLMAKERGDVPLVQQVLFYPVTDAAFDTPSYHQFAEGYFLRRDAMQWFWDQYTTDENQRAEITASPLRATTDQLRGLPPALVITGEADVLRDEGEAYASKLRQAGVPVTAVRYQGIIHDFVMLNALRDTHAAEAAINQAVATLRTALGTA, from the coding sequence ATGTCCGAGACCACCACCCGCCCGGTGCTGGAGCCGGCCGCCGCCGCCTTCGCCGAGGCCACCGCGAACCCGCCGTACCTCTTCGACCTCGGTCCGGCCGAGGGCCGCAAGACCGTCGACGAGGTGCAGTCTGGTGAGATCAGCAAGCCGGAGATCGCCGAGGAATGGGTGACCGTCCAGGGCAGCCCCACCGGATCGGTCCGGGCCCGCATCATCCGGCCGGCCGACGCCGAGGGGACGTTGCCGGTGATCGTCTACATCCACGGCGCTGGCTGGGTCTTCGGCAACGCCCACACACACGACCGGCTGGTGCGCGAACTGGCCGTCGGCGCCCGGGCGGCCGTCGTCTTCCCCGAGTACGACCTGTCTCCCGAGGCCCGCTACCCAGTCGCTATCGAGCAGAACTACGCCGTCGCCCAGTGGATCGTCCGCGAGGGCGCGGCCAACGGCCTGGACGCCACCCGGATCGCGGTGGCCGGCGACTCCGTCGGCGGCAACATGTCAGCCGCGCTGACCCTGATGGCCAAGGAGCGCGGCGACGTCCCGCTGGTACAGCAGGTGCTGTTCTACCCGGTCACCGACGCGGCCTTCGACACCCCCTCCTACCACCAGTTCGCGGAGGGGTACTTCCTGCGCCGCGACGCCATGCAGTGGTTCTGGGACCAGTACACCACCGACGAGAACCAGCGAGCCGAGATCACCGCCTCACCGCTGCGCGCCACCACCGACCAGCTGCGGGGCCTGCCCCCGGCCCTGGTCATCACCGGCGAGGCCGACGTGCTGCGCGACGAGGGCGAGGCCTACGCGAGCAAGCTCCGCCAGGCCGGTGTCCCGGTCACCGCCGTGCGCTACCAGGGCATCATCCACGACTTCGTCATGCTCAACGCCCTGCGCGACACCCACGCCGCCGAAGCCGCCATCAACCAGGCCGTCGCCACCCTGCGCACGGCCCTCGGCACCGCGTAA
- a CDS encoding IS630 family transposase, with protein sequence MSELAGDARQLSPSAQEAIRLRAVAALVAGRTRQDVAAVFQVSLKAVDNWWAKWLSGGREALVAQPRGRRVGEHQVLDAAEQQAVRQAVLDHRPCDLGLAGQLWTRAGVGDLIAKLYRVRLTEPGVGKYLRRWGLSFQRPDKRAVEQDAEAVRLWREETWPTIRAKAKAEGGEVLFADQVGIRSDQVTGRTWGAKGCTPVVRRTGNRFSVNAMSAISTKGRMHFMVFTETFDADVMCRFLERLAGHLDHKVHLVLDGHSAHRSPTVRAWLAAHPDRIELHFLPPYSPELNPDELVNADLKRSQPMHSRARDQAQLAAETRRFFHRRQRQPHIVRGYFGGPHVRYTLE encoded by the coding sequence GTGAGTGAACTGGCGGGGGACGCACGGCAGTTGTCGCCGTCGGCGCAGGAGGCGATTCGGCTGCGGGCGGTGGCGGCGTTGGTGGCGGGCCGGACTCGCCAGGATGTCGCGGCGGTGTTTCAGGTCTCGCTCAAGGCGGTGGACAACTGGTGGGCGAAGTGGCTGTCAGGCGGACGGGAGGCACTCGTGGCCCAGCCGCGTGGGCGGCGGGTCGGCGAACACCAGGTTCTCGATGCGGCCGAACAGCAGGCGGTTCGGCAGGCCGTACTGGATCACCGGCCCTGCGACCTGGGCCTGGCCGGGCAGCTGTGGACGCGCGCCGGGGTAGGGGATCTGATCGCGAAGCTGTACCGGGTGCGGCTGACCGAGCCGGGGGTGGGCAAGTACCTGCGGCGGTGGGGTCTGTCGTTCCAGCGGCCGGACAAGCGGGCCGTCGAGCAGGACGCGGAAGCGGTCCGTCTCTGGCGGGAGGAGACCTGGCCGACGATCCGGGCGAAGGCGAAAGCCGAGGGCGGCGAGGTGCTCTTCGCCGACCAGGTCGGCATCCGCTCCGACCAGGTCACCGGCCGTACCTGGGGCGCCAAGGGGTGCACACCCGTCGTGCGCCGCACGGGCAACAGGTTCTCCGTCAACGCGATGTCCGCGATCAGCACCAAGGGCCGCATGCACTTCATGGTGTTCACCGAGACCTTCGACGCCGACGTCATGTGCCGCTTCCTGGAGCGCCTCGCGGGCCACCTCGACCACAAGGTGCACCTCGTCCTGGACGGACACTCCGCCCACCGCTCCCCCACGGTCCGCGCCTGGCTGGCCGCCCACCCCGATCGGATCGAGCTGCACTTCCTGCCGCCCTACTCGCCCGAGCTGAACCCCGACGAGCTGGTCAACGCAGACCTCAAGCGGAGTCAGCCGATGCACAGCCGGGCCCGCGACCAGGCCCAACTCGCCGCCGAGACCCGCCGGTTCTTCCATCGCCGCCAGCGCCAACCGCACATCGTCCGCGGCTACTTCGGCGGACCCCACGTCCGTTACACCCTCGAATAG